TACAAAGAAAATTTTAAAAACGTCGTCATCCTTGGCTCAACTGGCATAAGCGCTGTTAGCCTTGGGGGCGTGAGCTTGCATAGCTTTTTTAAATTTGGCTACTGCAAGGACTACGAGGAGCTAAGACGGCTTGACTACCGCCAAAAAGATAAGCTAAGCAAACTACGAAATATGCTAGATGCTTGCGATCTGCTTGTAATAGATGAAATTTCAATGGTTAGCTCAAATGTCATGGAGATGATAAGATACCGCTTGCTTACCTCTAAATTTAAGGGCAGGATGCTCATAGTGGGCGACTTTTATCAGCTGCCACCCGTGCAAAAAGAGCAAAATGAGAGCAAACTTTTTAACTTTTTATACGCTTTTAACTCCAGTGCGTGGGAGGATATGAAATTTACAAACGTTGAGCTGCTCGTCTCAAAACGCACAAATGATCTTAAATTTTATGAAATTCTCTCTCGTCTTAGAGTTGGCGAGCTAGATGATGAGATGATGGCTTATATCGAGAGCTTGCGAGTGGGAGCTATTGAACCTGATAGTGAGACTAGCGTGCTTTTTGGCAGAAACGCAGAGGCTGAGATGCTAAATCAAAAAAGACTTCTTGCGCTTAACGCACCGCTTGAAATTTCAAACTCGGACGTGCTCGTTATGGATGAAAATTTAGACAAAAAAGAGTTTGAAAAGTGGGCAAACACGCTAAATATCTCGCGAAATTTGGAGATGAAGATAGGGGCAAAAATCATCTTTACTTCAAACAAATGGGGCGAGTACTACAACGGCGAGCAGGGTAAGATCATGCAAATTTTAAAAGAAAATGGCGCCATTTCAAGCGTGATCGTGCAAAAAGATAGTGGCGAGATCTGCGAGATAGAAAAGTGCGCTTATAACTTTTGCGCGCTAAATTTAAACGAAGATGAGATCGAGGAGAACGTGCAGGCTTCGCTTTATCAGTTTCCATTTAAGCTTGCCTATGCGCTAACTATCCACAAGTCTCAAGGCATGAGCATAAATTCGCTCATTTGCAACATCAACCACATCTTTGCTAAAGGACAGCTCTACGTCGCACTTTCTCGCGCGGTAAATCCTAAAAATTTAAAACTTTTTTATGATAAGAAAAGTGATTTTAGGCAGCATTTAAGAAAAGTGGTTAAAATTGACGACGAGGTTAAGAAATTTTACCAAGAAAACGTATTTTTGCATATTAAGGAGAGTTTATGAAAAAGCTATTTCTAAGCCTTGTTTTTGGCGTTTTTGCATTTGCAGACGTGCTAAAAGTGAGTGACTTTCAAACAGATATCTACTCAAAAGCTGGACAAAATTTAACAAAAAAGATAAGCATGAATCTTGAAGTTGTCGGACGTGATGTGGAGGAGAACGAAGCATACGTGCTTGATGCGCTAAACGTCGTTGTTGGCAGCTTTTACGTGGAGGATATCCTAACCTCAATGGGAAAAGAGAAATTTAAAGAGCTCTTTATGAAATACGCAGCCAAAAAGCACTCGCTTGATATCGATGACGTGCT
This genomic interval from Campylobacter concisus contains the following:
- a CDS encoding ATP-dependent DNA helicase; this translates as MKDQILEILSRSNVFLTGGGGVGKSYLTASIIRHYKENFKNVVILGSTGISAVSLGGVSLHSFFKFGYCKDYEELRRLDYRQKDKLSKLRNMLDACDLLVIDEISMVSSNVMEMIRYRLLTSKFKGRMLIVGDFYQLPPVQKEQNESKLFNFLYAFNSSAWEDMKFTNVELLVSKRTNDLKFYEILSRLRVGELDDEMMAYIESLRVGAIEPDSETSVLFGRNAEAEMLNQKRLLALNAPLEISNSDVLVMDENLDKKEFEKWANTLNISRNLEMKIGAKIIFTSNKWGEYYNGEQGKIMQILKENGAISSVIVQKDSGEICEIEKCAYNFCALNLNEDEIEENVQASLYQFPFKLAYALTIHKSQGMSINSLICNINHIFAKGQLYVALSRAVNPKNLKLFYDKKSDFRQHLRKVVKIDDEVKKFYQENVFLHIKESL